Below is a genomic region from Mesorhizobium sp. NZP2298.
GGTCGTCCGGCCCATCTCGACATCCAGCGACACGCCATCGACTGCTACAAGATATTTCCGCGGTCCGTAGAGTGGCGAGCCGAGCGGAAAGCGACGGGTGATGTTGTTGAGACGCAGCAGGGTCATTGATACGTGCCGGCGTCCAAACGAAGGCAACGCACCGAATGCCGCGCGGCGACCTGCCGCGGTTCCGGTCGGCTCGTGCGACATACCGCGATCGCGTGCCGGCAGCGTGGCGCATAGGCGCATCCCGGCGGCAGATTGCGTTGTGGCGGCGCGCCGGCAATGGCGGTCAACCGCATGCGCGGACCGTGCGAGGGCGGAATGGCACCGATCAGGTCGCGTGTATAGGGGTGCTCCGGCGCGGTCAGAAGCGTGTGTTTCGGCGCCGTTTCGACGATCTGGCCCGCATACATGACGCATGCCCGGTCACAGACGGCCGCCACCGCGGCGAGATCATGGCTGATCATGACCAGCGCCATGCCTGTGTCGCGTTGAATATCTTTGAGCAGCAGCAGGATCTGCGCCTGCACGGTAGCGTCGAGCGCGGTCGTTGGCTCATCGGCGATCAGCAGTTCGGGCCGGCCGGCGAGCGCGATGGCAATCATCACCCGCTGGTTCTGGCCGCCCGACAGTTCGTGGGGGTACGCGTTGAGCCTGCTTGCCGCAGCGGCTATCCCGACCTGGTCGAGCAGGCGGCAGGCCTGGGCACGGGCGGCGGCACCGCTGAGGCCACGGTGCAGGCGAAGCGCTTCGGTGATCTGCGCGCCGATGCGATGCACCGGGTTCAGCGCGCTGGCCGGATCCTGGAAGATCATGGCAATGCGTCCGCCGCGCACCCGATCCAAAACGGATTGTCGTGCGCCCACAAGATCGAGATCACCAATCCTGGCCTCGCCCCCGATCTCGGCGGATTTCGGCAGCAGGCCAAGAACCGCCCGCCAAGTCACGGACTTGCCGCAGCCGGATTCGCCAACGATACCCAAGGCCTCGCCTTTGTTCACAGCGAGATCGACACCGTGCAGCACAGGCACATCGCCGAACGCCACCCTCAAGCCAGCAATGCTGATGGCAGGTTTGGTGGCGGAAGCCCCGATGCCATGAGCCGGCAACAGCGCGGCGCCCGCGCTGTTCTGGAAAGACTTATGCAGCATGGAACTCAGGCCACCGGCTCAGGCGGCATCTTCGGACCGAGATACATTTGCGGCAACGGGTTGGGCTGCCAGCTGACATCCGCCTGCTGCCCATAGATAAAGGGCATGGAATGCAGCGGCGTGATGCAAGGGTCCTCGATCTCGACAATGTCCTGCATCCGTTTGAAGGCCGCCTGGCGCTTGGCGAGATCGGTCGTCGTTTCAAGCTCGTGACCGCGCGCGTTAAACTCGGCATTGGTCCAGCCACCTGTTGACTGGAGGTCATTGGTCGGACCGATAATCTGCCACAGCATGGAAACGGGATCGGCGTAGAAGGCGCCGCCGGACGTGTCATTGATGCCGCCAATGTCGCCGACCTGCGTCCAGTTTTCACACATGATCAGCTTGACGTTGATTCCGGCAGCCTTCCACATCTCGACAAGCGCCTGGTTCTCGGCGAGCTGCATCGGATAATAGGTGCCGACGGAAGGGTATGGGATTTCCTCACCTCTGTAGGATGACTTGGCGAGCAGTTCCTTGACCTGCGCCGGATCATAGGACACCCCCTTGCGGTTGGGGTCGTTGATCTCGCCGAAGATCGGTAGCTGCCAGCTGGTCAGCGCTTTCGCCCGGCCGTCCCAGAGGCCGTCCGCCAGCGCACCGCGATCGATAGCGAGAGCGAGCGCGCGACGCAGATCGACATCTTTCAGGATGGGAGTCCTGAGCGGAGCAAATGTGAGAAAGCGGAA
It encodes:
- a CDS encoding ABC transporter ATP-binding protein, whose protein sequence is MLHKSFQNSAGAALLPAHGIGASATKPAISIAGLRVAFGDVPVLHGVDLAVNKGEALGIVGESGCGKSVTWRAVLGLLPKSAEIGGEARIGDLDLVGARQSVLDRVRGGRIAMIFQDPASALNPVHRIGAQITEALRLHRGLSGAAARAQACRLLDQVGIAAAASRLNAYPHELSGGQNQRVMIAIALAGRPELLIADEPTTALDATVQAQILLLLKDIQRDTGMALVMISHDLAAVAAVCDRACVMYAGQIVETAPKHTLLTAPEHPYTRDLIGAIPPSHGPRMRLTAIAGAPPQRNLPPGCAYAPRCRHAIAVCRTSRPEPRQVAARHSVRCLRLDAGTYQ